The Saccopteryx leptura isolate mSacLep1 chromosome 2, mSacLep1_pri_phased_curated, whole genome shotgun sequence genome has a window encoding:
- the ETNK2 gene encoding ethanolamine kinase 2 isoform X1: MAAPPSAPVPRSPFYLRRPAPSPQCSWGMEERAAAGARCRELPGPLRAAAVPFFGISVHQDDILPGALRLIQELRPHWKPEQVRTKRFTDGITNKLVACYVEEDMRDCVLVRVYGERTDLLVDRENEIRNFQLLQAHGCAPKLYCTFQNGLCYEYMRGMALGPEHIREPRLFRLIALEMAKIHTIHTNGSLPKPTLWHKMHSYFTLVKNEINPSLSADVPKIEVLEQELAWLKEHLSQLDSPVVFCHNDLLCKNIIYDGTKGHVRFIDYEYAGYNYQAFDIGNHFNEFAGTKGDGCDLQGGGEALCTSQQVCPGISLFLGTLGPHPEPVLHH, translated from the exons ATGGCTGCGCCCCCTTCGGCTCCCGTGCCGCGTTCGCCCTTTTACCTGAGGAGGCCGGCGCCCAGCCCGCAGTGCTCATGGGGCATGGAGGAGAGAGCGGCGGCCGGCGCGCGCTGCCGGGAGCTGCCGGGCCCCCTGCGGGCCGCCGCCGTCCCGTTTTTCGGAATCTCGGTGCACCAGGACGACATCCTGCCCGGCGCCCTGCGCCTCATCCAGGAGCTGCGACCGCATTGGAAGCCCGAGCAAGTTCGGACCAAG CGCTTCACTGATGGCATCACCAACAAGCTGGTGGCCTGCTACGTGGAGGAGGACATGCGGGACTGTGTGCTGGTCCGGGTGTATGGGGAGCGGACGGATTTGCTGGTGGACCGGGAGAACGAGATCAGGAACTTCCAGCTGCTGCAAGCACATGGCTGTGCCCCCAAACTCTACTGCACCTTCCAGAACGGGCTATGCTATGAGTACATGCGGGGCATGGCCCTGGGGCCTGAGCACATCCGTGAGCCCCGGCTTTTCAG GCTAATCGCCTTGGAAATGGCAAAGATTCACACCATTCACACCAACGGCAGCCTGCCCAAGCCCACCCTCTGGCACAAGATGCACAGTTATTTCACCCTTGTGAAGAACGAGATCAATCCCAG CCTTTCTGCAGATGTCCCTAAGATAGAGGTATTGGAACAGGAGCTGGCTTGGCTGAAGGAACACCTGTCCCAGTTGGACTCCCCTGTGGTGTTTTGTCACAATGACCTGCTCTGCAAGAATATCATCTATGACGGCACCAAAG GTCACGTACGGTTCATTGACTATGAATATGCTGGCTACAACTACCAGGCTTTTGACATTGGCAACCATTTCAATGAGTTTGCAG GCACAAAAGGGGATGGCTGTGACCtccagggaggtggagaggctcTATGTACAAGTCAACAAGTTTGCCCTG GCATCTCACTTTTTCTGGGCACTCTGGGCCCTCATCCAGAACCAGTTCTCCACCATTGA
- the ETNK2 gene encoding ethanolamine kinase 2 isoform X2, with translation MAAPPSAPVPRSPFYLRRPAPSPQCSWGMEERAAAGARCRELPGPLRAAAVPFFGISVHQDDILPGALRLIQELRPHWKPEQVRTKRFTDGITNKLVACYVEEDMRDCVLVRVYGERTDLLVDRENEIRNFQLLQAHGCAPKLYCTFQNGLCYEYMRGMALGPEHIREPRLFRLIALEMAKIHTIHTNGSLPKPTLWHKMHSYFTLVKNEINPSLSADVPKIEVLEQELAWLKEHLSQLDSPVVFCHNDLLCKNIIYDGTKGHVRFIDYEYAGYNYQAFDIGNHFNEFAGVNEVDYCHYPARDTQLQWLRYYLQAQKGMAVTSREVERLYVQVNKFALASHFFWALWALIQNQFSTIDFDFLRYAVIRFNQYFKVKPQVSALEMPK, from the exons ATGGCTGCGCCCCCTTCGGCTCCCGTGCCGCGTTCGCCCTTTTACCTGAGGAGGCCGGCGCCCAGCCCGCAGTGCTCATGGGGCATGGAGGAGAGAGCGGCGGCCGGCGCGCGCTGCCGGGAGCTGCCGGGCCCCCTGCGGGCCGCCGCCGTCCCGTTTTTCGGAATCTCGGTGCACCAGGACGACATCCTGCCCGGCGCCCTGCGCCTCATCCAGGAGCTGCGACCGCATTGGAAGCCCGAGCAAGTTCGGACCAAG CGCTTCACTGATGGCATCACCAACAAGCTGGTGGCCTGCTACGTGGAGGAGGACATGCGGGACTGTGTGCTGGTCCGGGTGTATGGGGAGCGGACGGATTTGCTGGTGGACCGGGAGAACGAGATCAGGAACTTCCAGCTGCTGCAAGCACATGGCTGTGCCCCCAAACTCTACTGCACCTTCCAGAACGGGCTATGCTATGAGTACATGCGGGGCATGGCCCTGGGGCCTGAGCACATCCGTGAGCCCCGGCTTTTCAG GCTAATCGCCTTGGAAATGGCAAAGATTCACACCATTCACACCAACGGCAGCCTGCCCAAGCCCACCCTCTGGCACAAGATGCACAGTTATTTCACCCTTGTGAAGAACGAGATCAATCCCAG CCTTTCTGCAGATGTCCCTAAGATAGAGGTATTGGAACAGGAGCTGGCTTGGCTGAAGGAACACCTGTCCCAGTTGGACTCCCCTGTGGTGTTTTGTCACAATGACCTGCTCTGCAAGAATATCATCTATGACGGCACCAAAG GTCACGTACGGTTCATTGACTATGAATATGCTGGCTACAACTACCAGGCTTTTGACATTGGCAACCATTTCAATGAGTTTGCAG GTGTGAATGAAGTCGATTACTGCCACTACCCTGCACGGGATACCCAGCTGCAATGGCTGCGTTACTACCTGCAGGCACAAAAGGGGATGGCTGTGACCtccagggaggtggagaggctcTATGTACAAGTCAACAAGTTTGCCCTG GCATCTCACTTTTTCTGGGCACTCTGGGCCCTCATCCAGAACCAGTTCTCCACCATTGACTTCGATTTCCTCAG GTACGCAGTGATCCGATTCAACCAGTACTTCAAGGTGAAGCCTCAAGTGTCTGCCTTGGAGATGCCAAAGTga